The following nucleotide sequence is from Cygnus atratus isolate AKBS03 ecotype Queensland, Australia chromosome 15, CAtr_DNAZoo_HiC_assembly, whole genome shotgun sequence.
CGCTGGATGCTCTGTTTTGGAATGTCTAGTTTCGAAATGAAGGTCAGCGAGCCACGGTCATCACAGTTAAAAAGCATCGGGCAGCAATCATGGCCCTGCAACCACACATCATGAAAGCGTGAGAAGAAATGCAACCACcagagtttcttttttctgctgctgttaatTGCAGAAATGCAAAGACTGACACTACGGGAGATCTTGCTTGTTACTAACTTTACAACGCATGGTGTTTCTCACTCTCCAAAATTCTAAAACGCTCTACGAGGAGGAAATAATAGACACTTACAGCTGCCACCACACTGTTCTCAGAGACAAATGACACGCTCAGGAGTGGGAGGAACTCTGTTTTCAGCTGCGAAACCCTGAACACAAGAACATTTGTTAGAAGACTTCAGTGAAACCTCACATCTTTGGctccaacaaaaaaaattaaagagactGTTCCCACACAAGGATTATTGGAACAGAAGTCAGTGTAGCTCAGTTGTCCTGAGGTGACACCAGAAggctgtaatttttaattaaaagttttgaCCTCATAAATTGTTCTGGAAGAtctataaaataaactttttcaagtgaaatgctgaaaatatctAGTATTTTGTCAAAACTGTGACTAGAGTTTAAAAGAAGAATACCTTCCccaaaaaaagtttcaaattgacaaagcaattagtttcatttgcacaaaaaaacacttgaagttTTAGTGTTTGACATAATcttttgaggaggaaaaagcctGTATGTTAGATTAGGtcattttttgtgatttttataatAAACGAGAAAGGAATTCTAGAACTTTATACCTAATTATGTCCTTAGCCAGGTACTTACATGGCTATAGCCATCAGAACCATAATTCAAAATTAAGCACAGCAATGCCTGAATGATCCACCAGGTACCTCTGCTACCAAAATCTATGTGGAATCTCTTCCTTAGTTAAAAAGCCATGGAGACCGAGAAGTTATCAACATCAAGATGAGGAACAGAAGGAGAAATtgttaataaaatgctttgctgGATTGGAAGATATAAGTAGAAACCCTGCAGCAGTGTCTGAAGGACAGCATTTGGAATTAACATTTCATGAAATGAACAAATTATTTCCCAGACCCTGATTGGGTATAGGGTCTCAGTTACGGAGTGAGCATGTTTCTGCAGGTCTCTTGGATCCATTTACAAGGAAATGATTTGTTTCCAAAATCACCAGagtggaacatttttttttccaaatgctttctttccgcgccccccccccccccccccccccccccctttttcaaaatcaaatgaaTGTGCCCTCACTGAAgaattcttaaaagaaatttgaattATATAATCTAAAACTCTATGAATTCTACCTTATTTACGTAGGCCTCAAAGAGACTCCTGGAACGTACAGTAAAACTGTCAAAACTGGAAATAGCAGTCACAGCTTTCCTCTTGTAGCTGCGAGCACAGCATTCCACATTCTGCTTCTTTCTAGTGTCAAACATTTAATAGCTATCAGAAAGAGCATACTTACATCATATTTTTTGAGGCATCAGCAACTGACACAGTACTATCATGACTGACCCAGGCTAGGCGGTTACCGCTGGCAGAAAAACTGACACTATGCACCCATCCGCCACTTCCAGCGCCCCCAAATTCGGACATCAGCTGCCCAAAAGGCATTTTGGAGCCCCATGGTGTACTGGCTGGTTTTTCATCCACTTCCTTAATGTAAGCAGAAAACAccctgcaaataaaaaaattctgcatGAACACAGACATAAAAAAACCCACCCTCCTGGGAGCTGCATATCCATTTCACATTGGAGACAGCCAGATGCATTCTATTTCtaccaaaataaaattccatATTATCTTTCAGCAGCAATCCACTACTGGCTGGGAAGATTCAGTAtacaaggagagaaaacaatAGCACAACGGGTGTAATGTATACAGGTTTCTCACAAATGCTCTATTTTTTACCTCTCCTTTCCAGAAGATGGCACAAAACCATACAATATCCTTACATTTTCCACTGTGCTAAGATTTCCCTTTCATCCTTTTGCGCTGCTAATAAGCTTCAGAGTCAATTCTTCAGTTAGAGGAAAACCAAGAGTtacacagaatcatttaggttggaagagacctccaagatcacctagtccaacaaCGTATAATTAGACACTAATACAAACACCGAGAAAATTACCCACTTTTTAAGAACATTGACTTTTTAGCAGGAttccaaaggggaaaaaaaaaaataaaagatgttcaAAAGCCAGCAAAGGGGCCCTGAACCACCTTAATCTGGCTCATTACTGAAAGAATGCCTTGAAAACCTGAAATACCATCatgtttttatagttttttttcccagcgCTACAATTTTCAAGATATGTTTAAATAGAAAGCCTCCCCCTTTCATCAAATTCCTTCTGCATGATTCAGACATGCCACAATATGGTGTTCTCGACTGTTACCATGGAAGTTACAAGGACGTCACAAACATAGGATTAGAGTCCATAGAACAGGAGGAACAAGCGAGCTATGCCATACTACTaccagagaaatatttcagttaaaaaaaaaaagcaatcaaatatTCACGGTTGCAGCCAAACActaaaaggaattattttataGTGAGTTTAAGGAAATGTTGCTTCCCCTACCaccattctatttttttttttttaatcatttacaTATATGGGGTGTGCACTTCAAAAGGTGCCTATTCAATTTATTCAAATACAGCTGATCATTTGGTACGTGAAGGGTTTAACTGCAGCTATATTAGGTACAGATTTTCAGAGAATTAAGTACGAAATTATGCTCAGCTATATCAGTTTAAATATAATCTAATGGTAATCCTTCaacaaacttaattttataGAGCCGTCTGAAAGGATGGTTCTCTAAATGTATGGAAATAGGACAAGATGTTTAAAGCAGCAGCCTTTGAcacaaggcagaaaaagcaTTCCTAAGTAGTGAGAGACCTTGAAGATAActattggtttaaaaaaagtcttttcactTCCTCAGCTTGAAGGCCCTAGCCTTCAAAGAATATTGGGAAATGACTTTCATTCCTGCAGCAACGTTGTTCAAGCAAGACTATAAAATTCACACCTATATGGTGCTGTTAGCTACGTACATTACTAAAGACAAATGTAAGAGGAGCTCATCTAGGCCAGCCACCACAAAAACTGCTGAATACCTATCAACATGGAGTCTCTTCTGCCCTCCattctttttccaaaatgtctCCCCACTTAGGTGCTTATTAGGTGGCAGTGGCTCTGGCAGATCCAGttcataattttcttcagaaccACCTATCAGAACAGATGCACACTTCAGGCCCAGATATCTTTACCATCTTTAGTACGTAACTGAACATTCCCTAGAACTGGAATTCTGCAGATCTTTATTCATCATTTAGCAAAACAACATTCTTTCACGGGTTTGGGGaaacaacagaaacacaagCTCAGTACCAATCTCCacaacttttcctttcttcctttaataTTCCTCTATGGAGATTTCTACACTAAAAGCAGCAAGATTATTAAATGGCTCATCCTATGGTATAATTTAAATGAGAGCAGAGAGtttcccaaatattttaaaccaaGATCTGTTttagtgttgtggttttttttgtttgtgttttaaatatacaCCATTTTCAGACAAAAGATGTAGGACAGAATGAGTTTCCTGATGGGAAACAAGAGACAAAAGTAAGTCTTCTAGAAAACACACCTAGGAAATTGACAACCATGTCTTGACTTTCttcaaaaaaagttaaatcataatgaacagaaaataattcaattcCAGTTTCTCAAAGTAGGGAAGAGGAAATAATCAGGGATCCAACGTACGTAATAAGCACTGAACAAGGCTTGGagacaaaacagcaaaagaacaaagtaaaagaCATGTATCAGCTGACCTAATGTCAGAATCCCAAGATGCTTTATGAACACACACGAGAAAAATTCCCCATGTGAATAGCAGCTGCTTCTGGAAGATGAATGAGTACTTTTTACATCACGTTTTTTTGTGAAAGGAAGTGAATGCTTACagttcatttaattaaaactggaGATAAGGCAGGAAAGGGAGACAACCCTCCTCTTCTTGCCCAGCTGCTATTTAACATCTCTCCTTACATAAAAAGGTAACAAAGGATTGACTGTAGATGCACGtgtttcattctgaaataagaaatgcaaTAGTTGGTCCCACCTCCCCCTCCCACTCCTTCTTAGTCATTTTTAGTACACACTTTGAAGCTTAAAAATTGCCCTATTACataaagaatttaagaaaagcagctttcattATTATTCAAGGTACAAGTGGTTaagtaaaatatgaattaaaatcaACCACTCTGTGTACAGTTACCCATGTAGGCTTTGTTGCAGCATCCCCAGTCACTGAGCACAAAGCAACTTGCAGAACCTATATCCCTCATGGTGTAACTTCACAATCAGTTTGAAAAACCACCCCATCCACCTCACGTGCCCACCTGCTTATACCAGCCTTCTTCCTAGCGTCCTGCAAAAACGGTGTTTTGTTGCACTGAGTTTCAGGTGGATCTATTTCTTGACCTTGCTCACGACATGGCTGCAAGAATGTTAAGGCTAGCATGGGCAAAGTGGAGTGAACAAGTGactcaggaaagagaaaggtcAGGTACCTCCTCTGCAAGCTGCAGCGTTAGGATATTGCTTTTAATACTCTAAATAATTAGTAGTGGTGTTTTTCTACAAGATAGCACCTGTAAGTCTAATTTCAGACTAACAACTCAGCACTCATTGCACATATAATAGCAGTACTTCTGTGTACTGCTAGTAAAGAAACCCGCCAGTTCACTAAATTCAGGTGTACCCCCAAGAGATAAATGTTAGTAGCCGAAGTGTGCATGCAGCAGTGACCCGGTCAAAATCTCTTAGGCTGGACATTTTATTCTGGTAATGACATCAGTATGTGCTGAGCTATCTTCTATTTTGATAGCAAATGTGTGATCAACATGCTCGTGTTACTAACCAGCCAGCAACCCAAACTTATTTCCTGATGCTTTATTCTTTCTCACCTGCACTTGAAGTCACAAGatccagcagccagcagaacGTTGTTGGGGTGCCAGTCCAGGCTGAGGACAGTGGAACGGATGGGCTTTTTAATGTGCTTGCTCACCCAcctaatttaaaagaaaagacaagatttatatatgaaaatattttactggatTCCCCCAAACCCAAGAAATATGCCtcaaaaagataatttcttGCCAATGACTAAACACATCGGTTTAGCAAGAGAACCCACGTTATGCCCAAACCCTTCATATTCCCTTCTACAGTCCATGAACTCTATGTGGTTatctaaattaaaattgtaaatacAACCAACAAATGTTGAATACACACATCTTCCTCTGaatccttttctccttctaacTAATTTTTATAACACATCAGACGGAACTCCTTAACATGAGTTTTGCACAGCTTTGACCGTGATATTGAGCTAAGGAGCGTTATTTTATTAGATCGCTGAGTACACTtcctctccagctccttccaACAAGTTTTACAGTCACCTCTCTCTCTTGCCAACTTTTCTACTGTTCAATAGAACAATAGTTATAAAGCCGAACACATAGATGGGTGAACTGCCAATGATATACCTCAATTATTTAAAGTATAATAAAAAATGGATTTGCTTGAACCATTTACAAAGTAGTAAGGAAATCTGTTATTCACTGGATGGCCTTTGGGATAAtggtgctttttctttgaatttactTCCATCGAGCACAAGCAGTTTTAAGGATCACATTAAATTATTTGTCTTCAGCACAGGAGGGGTTTCATTCTTCTGCAGACGAGGCAGAGAAAACATTAATAACTGAATATACTGGAAAGTAGAGAAGTCCACAACAAACTAAAGAGAATTTTGCAGATGGTCTCATTGTTTAACATCTCCATATGGGAGAATGCACGCAGAATTGTGGGAACAGAGACCTGTGTTTTTATACGTTTACCCAAAATAATAGATACTTAAAATGCCAATGGTAGAAATATTTGTGCTAGTCCCGTCTGAAATCTATGAACAGTAACAACAGATGACAGAATACAGAACAGGTAGGTGACAAGCTTGAACATCTTCTAATAGACCACCCTGGAGATAACTGACAGCTTGAATTCTTTAATGACAATAAATGGACCAAAATAATCAATATAGAAGAAAGACTTGAGACAAAGTTCTTCACTCATTCTGGAAAGGGCGTGGGGCAAgagaaagcatttctcttttttcaacCACACAGCTGTGGTAAAGAAATTTCTACTCTGCAGAAATTCTAgcacttttaaaacagcaacatATGTTTATGGCAGTCAACGAGAACACACCCATGCCAACACGCAAAACCTGAAAACAGGCCAAGTCAAACGCCTCTAGGTGCTACACTACAGTAAAGAAGTAGAAGGAGGAACCTTTTCCCTAGGATGTAGAAGTCTGTGAAAGAACTGATGAGGACTATCCCTCTATGTTTCCTGAAAATTTTAGAATTATTAAAAGAGTAACCTGGTTACCACCACCAATCTCCAGGCTTTTAGCTTTCCCAAGTTGACCTTAAAGgtataaatggaaataaaacagctcACCAGTCGTTTTCAGATTCAAAGTAGCACACAGATATAAGTCGAGCTCCACTTCCTACAGCAAATTTATTCTCCAAGGGAGACCATTTCACAAAGGTGGCTGCACGATTAATTCTCAGGATGACAAGTGTTGGCTTCCACACGCCGTCTTTCTGACTCCAGACATAGGCGTTACGGTCGGCACCGCAAGTTACGATGCGATCGCTTTTGGGAGCCCAGTCAATACCTGCAATTTAGACTTCACGTTAATAATCCTTCCCATTTATACTGTTTGCTTTATAGTaattcaaaacagagaaaatcttGTAGCCTTCTCCCACAGAGACAGTTAATAATGTTACGTTACCACTCCCCTTGTTCACTTATTCTCCAGGTACCATTTCGAAGTGTTATGGATATCACGTTC
It contains:
- the ARPC1A gene encoding actin-related protein 2/3 complex subunit 1A; amino-acid sequence: MSLHQFLLEPITCHAWNRDRTQIAISPNNHEVHIYKKSGSQWVKAHELKEHNGHITGIDWAPKSDRIVTCGADRNAYVWSQKDGVWKPTLVILRINRAATFVKWSPLENKFAVGSGARLISVCYFESENDWWVSKHIKKPIRSTVLSLDWHPNNVLLAAGSCDFKCRVFSAYIKEVDEKPASTPWGSKMPFGQLMSEFGGAGSGGWVHSVSFSASGNRLAWVSHDSTVSVADASKNMMVSQLKTEFLPLLSVSFVSENSVVAAGHDCCPMLFNCDDRGSLTFISKLDIPKQSIQRNISAMERFRNMDKRATTEDRNTTLETLHQNSITQVSIYEIDKRDCRKFCTTGIDGAMTIWDFKTLESSIQGLRIM